GCGGCGACAGGCGGACGCATCGTGGCCCAACTGGCCAAGCAGCTCGCGGAGAAGAAGAAGGCCACCGGCCAACCGGTGCGTGGTCTGATCTCGATCTGTGCGGCGGGTGGCCAGGGCGTCGCGGCGATCCTGGAGGCGTGAGCACCGACCGCGGGGCCGCCCCGAAAACATTCGAAAAGTTTGTTTTCGGGACGTGTAACGCCGGCGCCAGGGGGGTCGATAGACGAGTAGCTCCGTGTTGCCGTCTGACCCCCCGACCCGACGGCAACACGGGGCCACTTATCGCTTACGGACCTGCACGCCTTCCCGAGCCGGGCCGTGCGATTCGATCGAAATTTCCTCTGGTCTGAGGGGTACCAGAGGCGTACGATCGACCGTACGACGGGTTCGGGAGTGGCTGATCCAAATAGTCGGTTCAGGGGTGAAAAACCGACGGCGCGAGACGAGTAGTGACGCCCCCAAAGTGCCCTCCCGAACCCGCCCTTTTCTGTGCCGGGTCCCCAGCTGCGGACGCTAGCGTTGCCGTATGCAGATCAGCATCCTGGCTTCCCTGAACGAGTCCACCGGCAGTTCACCGGGCCGATCACCGGTTGACGCCACCGTGCGCCATCTCGCCCAGTTGCGCGACGAGGGTTTCGGCCGCGTCTGGATGAGCCAGATGCCCTCCGAGCCCGACCTGCTGACCGTGCTGGCCGTCGTGTTCGGTGAGGTCGACGGCATCGAGATCGGCACCGGCGTGCTCCCGATCCAGAACCAGCATCCGATGCTGATGGCGCAGCGGGCGCTGACGTTGAGCCTGATCAGCGGCGGGCGGTTCATCCTCGGGCTCGGCATGACGCACCAGGCCATCACGGAGGGCATGTGGGGCATTCCGTGGGACCGGCCGATCCGGCGGATGCGGGAGTATCTCGACGGTCTGCAGCCCCTGCTGGCCGGGCAACCGGTCGATGCGCCGGGGGAGACCGTCACGACGCGCGGCGCCCTGCAGATCCCGGGTGCCTCCGCGCCGGACGTCTACCTGGCTGCCCTCGGGCCGCAACTGCTGAAGCTGGCAGGACGACGCACCGCGGGCACGGTCACCTGGATGACCGGCCCGGCCACCCTCGCCGGACACATCTCGCCGGTGCTTCGCGAGGCGGCGGGCACCCGGCCGGTACAAGTGGTGGCCGCGCTGCCGGTGGCCGTGACCGACGACGTCGACGGCGCGCGGACGCAGGCCGCGCGACAGTTCGCCATGTACGGGCAGTTGCCGTCATACCGCGCCATGCTGGATCGCGAGGGCTACGCCGGGCCCGAGGACGCCGCGATCATCGGCTCGGAAAGCGTTGTCGCCGAACGTATCAGGTCCCTCGGCGCGATCGGTGTCGATGAGTACGTCGCCGTGGTCTTCGACGCGTCGCCGGAGAACCGCGCCCGCACCCGCGCGCTGTTGCGGTCGCTGTGACCGGAACCCACCGGTCGGTCAGCGGCGCACTCCGATCTTGAAGATCAGCGTCCGCAGGGCCCCGAAGGCGCCGTGCCCGCCGATGTAGAGGCGTTTGGCGTCATACCCCGCGACGTCCTTCATGGTTTCGGCGCCGAAGCGTGCGTCGATGCCGACCCCGGGCCGGTCGACGACGGTGACATCCGCGCCGAGCAGGGCGTGGCGTATGCCGATGCGCTCGTCGCCGGTCGCGGTCGCCACCACCTCGCCGATGCTGCGCTCCCCGCAGGCGGCGGGCACCGCGACGCAGAAGATGCCGTGCTCGTCGAGGTAGCGGTTGATCTGATCGACGGTCGCGTCGGCGCCGACGACGAGGCTGAGATTCCCGAGGTTGGCGGCGATGCCGGTGTCTGTGCCGGTTGTGAGTGCGGCACCCGGGTCGGTCACCAGTGTGCCTGCGACCGCGTCGCGCACCGCGTCACCGAACGCCGTGGTGGCGGGTTCGCCGGATGACGGCTCGGGCAGCATCACGCCGGGATTGAGCAGTCCGGCCGGATCGAAGGCCTGTTTGATCGCGCGCTGGGCCGCGATCTCCACGGGCGTGAACCGCTTGGTCATGAACTGGATCTTCTCGGTGCCGACGCCGTGCTCACCGGTGATGGTGCCGCCCAATCGCAGTGCGGCCTCGATGATCTCGTTGTTCGCCGCCTCCAGGGCCGAGGCCGCCAGCGGATTGTCCCTGTCGTAGAACGTGGTGGGGTGCAGGTCGCCGTCACCGGCGTGGCCGCACACCGCGATGAACAGCAATCCGTCCCTGTGCCGTTCGGCGGTGGCCTGAATGGCCTCCTGCATCTGCGGGATGCGGTCGCGGGGCACGGTGACGACCGATGAAGAAGCCTTTGCCGCTCTGCACCACCGAGTCCGGGGCGTGCAGGCGGCCGTACCACAGCGCCGCCCTGTCGGTTTCGTCCTCGGCGATGCGGACCTCGGTGGCCCGTTGTCGCAGCACGCGTTCCACGATCGCCTGATCCCGGGCCACCTCCTCGGCGGTGCCGTCAACGTCGATCAGCACGATCGATGCGGCGTCGAGTGGATATCCGGTGTCGTAGAACTGCTGCAGGCCGGTGATCCCGTCGTGGTCGAGCCATTCGACCGCCGCGGGCACGACGCCGGTCGCGATGATCGCGGCGATGGTGTCGGCGGCCTCGCGTGCCGTGGCGAACGCGCCCATCAGGCTGTGCGTCACCTCGGCGATCGGGCGCAGCGCCACGGTGGCCTCGGTGACGATGCCGAGGGTGCCCTCCGATCCGATGATCAGACCCAACAGGTCCGGGCCGTCGTCTTCGGCGTCGAGGCTGACGGTGGTGCCGTCCGGCAGCACCACCTCGACGGCGAGGATGTGGTTGTAGGTTACGCCGTACTTCAAAGCATGTGGGCCGCCTGCGCTTTCGATGATGTTGCCGCCGACGGTGGCCAGATGTGCCGACACCGGGTCGGGAGAGAAGCACAGGCCGTGCGGCGCGAGGTGCTCTTGCAGGTCGGAGTTGATCACGCCGGGTTCGACGCGGGCGCACCTGTTCGCCACGTCGACCTCGATGATCCGGTCGAGGTTCGACAGGTCCAGCAGCACCCGCCCGCCCGCGGGCATCATCCCGCCGGAGCAGTTCGATGCGCCGCCGCGGGGCACGTTCGCGACGTCGTACTGCGACGCGATCCGCATGATCGCGGCGATCTCGTCGCGGTTGTGCGGGTGCAGCAGCAATTCGGCGGTGCCGCCGACGCCCCAGAAGTCGTGGCCTCGTGCCTGTAGCACGGCGCCGTCGGTGACCACCTCGGCGTGGCCGCGGACGGCTTCGGCGAACCGCCGGATG
This region of Mycolicibacterium goodii genomic DNA includes:
- a CDS encoding TIGR03564 family F420-dependent LLM class oxidoreductase, coding for MQISILASLNESTGSSPGRSPVDATVRHLAQLRDEGFGRVWMSQMPSEPDLLTVLAVVFGEVDGIEIGTGVLPIQNQHPMLMAQRALTLSLISGGRFILGLGMTHQAITEGMWGIPWDRPIRRMREYLDGLQPLLAGQPVDAPGETVTTRGALQIPGASAPDVYLAALGPQLLKLAGRRTAGTVTWMTGPATLAGHISPVLREAAGTRPVQVVAALPVAVTDDVDGARTQAARQFAMYGQLPSYRAMLDREGYAGPEDAAIIGSESVVAERIRSLGAIGVDEYVAVVFDASPENRARTRALLRSL